One part of the Streptococcus sp. oral taxon 431 genome encodes these proteins:
- the dltD gene encoding D-alanyl-lipoteichoic acid biosynthesis protein DltD, with product MLKRLWLIFGPIFVAGLLVFLLICFYPSSPSHNLMEEKYSAASVSTESFKERSQKVRALTDPNMRFVPFFGSSEWIRFDSMHPAVLAEKYDRSYRPYFMGQAGAATLSQYFGIQQITSELEKKQAVFVVSPQWFTKEDQDPVTFQTYFNNDQLTAFLENQSGDAASQYAANRLLKQNPRVPMKGIVEKLAKNEQLSDFDQTVVNLSAEFNERQAALFGQFSIRGRLKYKDHVEKYLSSLPEQFSYEELENIARKDAEENTTNNDLGMENHFYNTQLKKDLKKWEGYQKNYNFLKSSEYNDLQLVLDQFAKSKVNVLFVFQPVNKKWMDYTGLSEEMYQHSVEKIRYQLESQGFTNIADFSKNGGDPYFVKDTIHIGWLGWLAFDKVVNPFLSNPTTAPDYQMNDRFFSQDWATYDGNIQDFQ from the coding sequence ATGCTTAAACGCCTGTGGTTAATCTTCGGGCCTATCTTTGTAGCGGGATTATTGGTTTTTCTTCTTATCTGTTTCTATCCAAGTAGCCCAAGTCATAATCTCATGGAGGAAAAATACTCTGCGGCTTCTGTTAGTACAGAGAGCTTTAAGGAGAGAAGCCAAAAAGTGAGAGCTCTAACAGACCCTAATATGCGTTTTGTCCCTTTCTTTGGGTCGAGTGAATGGATTCGTTTTGATAGTATGCATCCGGCAGTACTAGCTGAAAAATATGACCGTTCTTATCGACCTTACTTTATGGGACAGGCAGGAGCAGCCACCCTCAGCCAGTATTTTGGGATACAACAAATCACATCTGAACTTGAAAAAAAGCAAGCGGTATTTGTAGTCTCTCCACAGTGGTTTACAAAGGAAGATCAAGATCCGGTTACTTTTCAAACCTATTTTAACAATGATCAGTTGACCGCCTTTTTAGAGAATCAATCTGGGGATGCAGCCTCTCAATATGCGGCCAATAGACTCTTAAAGCAAAATCCAAGAGTTCCGATGAAGGGGATTGTTGAGAAGTTAGCAAAGAACGAACAATTGTCAGATTTTGATCAAACGGTGGTTAATCTCTCTGCCGAGTTCAATGAAAGACAAGCTGCCCTTTTTGGTCAATTCTCGATTCGAGGTCGATTAAAGTACAAAGATCATGTTGAGAAATACTTGAGCAGTCTCCCAGAACAATTTTCTTATGAAGAATTGGAAAATATTGCACGTAAAGATGCAGAAGAAAATACGACCAATAATGATTTGGGAATGGAGAACCACTTTTATAATACTCAACTAAAGAAGGATTTGAAAAAATGGGAAGGGTATCAAAAAAATTACAACTTTCTCAAGTCTTCTGAGTACAATGATTTGCAGTTAGTGCTCGATCAATTTGCCAAATCTAAGGTTAATGTGCTCTTTGTCTTTCAACCTGTCAATAAAAAATGGATGGATTATACAGGCTTGAGTGAGGAAATGTATCAACACTCTGTCGAAAAAATTCGTTACCAGTTGGAAAGCCAAGGTTTTACCAATATTGCTGACTTTTCAAAAAACGGAGGAGATCCCTACTTTGTTAAGGACACGATTCATATCGGTTGGTTAGGCTGGTTAGCATTTGATAAGGTTGTAAATCCTTTTTTGAGCAATCCAACAACAGCGCCTGATTACCAAATGAATGACCGTTTCTTTAGTCAAGATTGGGCAACCTATGATGGGAATATCCAAGATTTTCAATAA
- the dltB gene encoding D-alanyl-lipoteichoic acid biosynthesis protein DltB, with translation MMDFLKQLPHIEPYGNPQYFLYVITATLPIFIGLFFKKRFAWYEILVSLFFIVTMLTGGKTNQLAALGIYLIWQILLVLFYKQYRKIRDGKWIFYLVSLLSLLPIIFVKAQTAINGTQSLLGFIGISYLTFRSVGIIIELRDGVIKDLKMWEYLRFLLFMPTFSSGPIDRFKRFNENYQTIPERDELMDMLAESVRYIMWGFLYKFILAHILGEILLPPLKNLALQTGGVFNYYVVAIMYTFGLELFFDFAGYSMFAIAISNLMGIRSPINFNKPFLSRDLKEFWNRWHMSLSFWFRDFVFMRMVMVMTRKKLFKNRNVTSSVAYILNMLLMGFWHGITWFYIVYGLFHGLGLVINDAWVRKKKTLNKERKKAGQAPLPENRWVQLLGMVITFHVVMISFLIFSGFLNDLWFKK, from the coding sequence ATGATGGATTTCCTGAAACAGCTGCCTCATATTGAGCCGTATGGGAATCCGCAGTACTTTTTGTACGTGATTACTGCTACCTTGCCAATCTTTATCGGTCTTTTTTTCAAAAAACGCTTTGCTTGGTATGAAATACTGGTTAGTCTGTTCTTTATCGTTACCATGTTGACGGGTGGCAAGACCAATCAATTGGCTGCCTTAGGGATATATCTAATCTGGCAAATCTTGTTGGTTCTTTTTTACAAGCAGTATCGAAAAATTCGAGATGGCAAATGGATTTTCTATCTCGTTAGTCTGTTATCTTTACTTCCAATTATATTTGTAAAGGCGCAAACAGCCATTAACGGAACACAATCCTTGCTGGGTTTTATCGGAATTTCTTATTTGACATTTCGTTCGGTGGGAATCATCATCGAACTTAGAGATGGAGTCATTAAGGATTTGAAGATGTGGGAGTATTTGCGTTTTCTTCTCTTTATGCCAACATTTTCAAGTGGTCCTATTGATCGTTTCAAACGTTTTAATGAAAATTATCAGACGATACCAGAGCGTGATGAGTTGATGGATATGCTAGCTGAATCCGTTCGGTATATCATGTGGGGATTTTTGTATAAATTTATCCTAGCTCATATTTTAGGCGAGATTTTATTACCACCGCTAAAGAATTTAGCTTTACAAACAGGTGGCGTCTTTAACTATTATGTAGTAGCCATCATGTACACATTTGGTTTGGAGCTCTTCTTTGACTTTGCAGGTTACTCTATGTTTGCTATAGCTATTTCAAATCTGATGGGGATTCGTAGTCCGATCAACTTCAACAAACCTTTCTTGTCAAGAGATTTGAAAGAGTTTTGGAATCGCTGGCACATGAGTTTATCCTTCTGGTTTCGTGACTTTGTCTTTATGCGCATGGTCATGGTAATGACGAGAAAGAAGCTTTTTAAGAATCGAAATGTGACTTCAAGTGTCGCCTATATCCTGAACATGCTCCTTATGGGGTTCTGGCATGGGATAACTTGGTTTTACATTGTCTATGGACTCTTTCATGGGTTAGGTTTAGTGATTAATGATGCTTGGGTTCGAAAGAAAAAAACGCTCAATAAAGAACGTAAGAAAGCAGGGCAGGCTCCCTTGCCTGAAAATCGCTGGGTTCAGTTGCTTGGCATGGTTATAACCTTCCATGTCGTGATGATTTCATTCTTAATCTTCTCTGGATTTTTGAATGATTTATGGTTTAAAAAATAA
- the hslO gene encoding Hsp33 family molecular chaperone HslO: MDKIIKTISESGSFRAFVLDSTETVRTAQEKHQTQASSTVALGRTLIASQILAANEKGNTKLTVKVLGTSSLGAIITVADTKGNVKGYVQNPGVDIKKTATGEVLVGPFVGNGQFLVITDYGTGNPYNSMTPLISGEIGEDLAFYLTESQQTPSAVGLNVLLDEDDKVKVAGGFLVQVLPGAKEEEIARFEKRIQEMPAISTLLESDDHIEALLKAIYGDEPYKRLSEEEIRFQCDCSKERFMKALSSLPSSDLQEMKDEDHGAEITCQFCQTTYNFDENDLEELIRDKS, translated from the coding sequence ATGGATAAAATTATAAAAACAATATCAGAAAGTGGATCTTTTCGTGCTTTTGTTCTAGACAGCACTGAAACCGTCCGCACTGCTCAAGAAAAACATCAAACCCAAGCTAGCTCAACTGTGGCACTCGGCCGTACCCTCATTGCTAGCCAGATTCTCGCAGCCAATGAAAAAGGAAATACCAAACTAACAGTTAAGGTGCTGGGAACTAGCTCTCTAGGGGCCATTATCACCGTCGCTGATACCAAGGGGAATGTCAAAGGCTACGTTCAAAATCCTGGCGTTGATATCAAAAAAACTGCAACCGGTGAAGTCCTAGTCGGGCCTTTTGTCGGAAATGGTCAATTTCTCGTTATCACAGACTACGGTACTGGAAATCCTTACAACTCTATGACTCCCCTCATCTCGGGAGAAATCGGTGAAGATTTAGCTTTCTACCTAACTGAAAGCCAACAAACGCCGTCAGCAGTTGGTCTCAATGTCCTTTTAGATGAAGACGACAAGGTCAAAGTTGCAGGTGGTTTCCTCGTTCAAGTCTTGCCAGGAGCCAAGGAAGAAGAGATTGCTCGCTTTGAAAAACGTATCCAAGAGATGCCAGCTATTTCGACTCTTCTCGAAAGCGACGACCATATCGAAGCCCTTCTCAAGGCTATCTACGGAGACGAACCATACAAACGTCTGTCTGAAGAAGAAATTCGTTTCCAATGTGATTGTAGCAAAGAACGTTTCATGAAGGCTCTTTCTAGTCTTCCAAGCTCAGACTTGCAGGAAATGAAGGACGAAGACCACGGGGCAGAAATCACTTGTCAATTCTGCCAAACTACTTACAACTTTGATGAAAACGACCTGGAGGAACTCATTCGTGACAAATCTTAA
- a CDS encoding teichoic acid D-Ala incorporation-associated protein DltX, whose protein sequence is MDKKKPIYVFLGQTVLYFIVLLGLLYFFSYLGQSQGSFIYNEF, encoded by the coding sequence ATGGATAAAAAGAAACCAATCTATGTTTTTTTAGGACAAACTGTCCTGTATTTTATTGTTCTACTTGGTTTACTTTACTTTTTTAGTTACCTAGGACAAAGTCAGGGAAGCTTTATTTACAATGAATTTTAG
- a CDS encoding AAA family ATPase codes for MKKQIAVVFGTFAPLHQGHIDLIQRAKRQCDAVWVVVSGYKGDRGEQVGLALQKRFRYIREAFRDDELTSVCKLDETNIPRYPMGWQEWLDQMLQAISYDQTGQELIFFVGESEYQQELSERGFETVLQERKFGISATMIRENPSKYWKYIAQPFRRQFTKKVLIMGSASNGKTTLAKDLARFYDAPVSLEYAREYQIKNNVRDDELTPKDYYYLLLGQYDQTSKLIDSNANRGLVIADTNSLVTKGYYDYYMESEEQEDLSGETFDNLFVSILAKEKWDLILFVQPIGSYVNDGFRDMTMAEDHIRHSFSQHLDMMREQYLANIPHVYLADDYLGNYEAAKVAIDAIYQAD; via the coding sequence ATGAAAAAACAGATAGCAGTGGTTTTTGGAACCTTTGCTCCCTTGCATCAGGGACATATTGATTTAATCCAAAGAGCAAAACGTCAATGTGATGCTGTATGGGTGGTAGTTTCAGGTTATAAGGGAGATCGTGGTGAACAGGTTGGACTTGCACTACAAAAGAGGTTTCGCTATATTCGTGAAGCATTTCGAGATGATGAGTTGACCTCTGTTTGTAAACTTGACGAAACTAATATCCCTCGCTATCCAATGGGCTGGCAGGAGTGGTTGGATCAGATGTTGCAGGCCATTTCCTATGACCAGACTGGTCAGGAGCTCATCTTTTTTGTAGGAGAGTCCGAATACCAACAAGAATTGTCGGAACGTGGTTTCGAGACTGTTCTACAAGAAAGAAAATTTGGAATTTCGGCTACCATGATTCGAGAAAATCCAAGCAAATATTGGAAATATATCGCTCAACCTTTCCGCCGTCAGTTTACGAAAAAAGTGTTGATTATGGGAAGTGCGAGTAATGGGAAAACAACTCTAGCCAAGGATTTAGCTCGCTTTTATGATGCGCCAGTCAGTCTGGAGTATGCTCGTGAGTATCAGATAAAAAATAATGTCCGAGATGATGAGCTTACCCCAAAAGATTATTATTACCTTCTTTTGGGCCAATATGACCAAACTTCCAAGTTAATCGATAGCAATGCCAATCGAGGCCTAGTCATTGCAGATACAAACTCTTTGGTAACCAAGGGCTACTACGATTACTACATGGAAAGCGAAGAGCAGGAGGACTTGTCCGGAGAGACCTTTGACAATCTCTTTGTTTCCATCTTAGCCAAGGAAAAGTGGGATTTAATCCTCTTTGTGCAACCTATTGGCTCTTATGTCAATGATGGTTTTCGCGACATGACCATGGCAGAAGACCATATCCGTCACAGTTTTTCTCAGCATTTGGATATGATGAGGGAGCAATATCTAGCCAATATCCCTCATGTTTATCTAGCTGATGACTATCTAGGAAATTATGAAGCAGCAAAAGTAGCTATTGATGCCATTTACCAAGCAGATTAG
- the pnuC gene encoding nicotinamide riboside transporter PnuC, producing MKKITEKITRFIENFKNVHAEARKIGFAGVMRLLWKDLFVGRSLFQWLYLIALSSVPLILEFTQNTESHDWIGLLASWTGIVCVILVAEGRASNYLFGAINSAIYLVLAMNATFYGEVLTTVYFFVMQPIGLYTWLSNRINEQGKPEESHFEAKKLGLIDWLKYLALTAIIWIGMGLAYQSISSARPFRDSVTDATNGVGQLLMTRLYREQWIFWIATNLFSIYLWWGENIHIQGMYWVYTINSLVGWYQWTKSVKEG from the coding sequence ATGAAAAAAATAACTGAAAAAATCACACGATTTATTGAAAACTTTAAAAATGTTCACGCAGAAGCTCGTAAAATTGGTTTTGCAGGAGTTATGCGTTTGCTTTGGAAAGACCTCTTTGTGGGCCGTAGTCTTTTCCAGTGGCTCTATTTGATTGCTTTATCAAGTGTTCCTCTTATTCTGGAGTTTACACAAAACACAGAAAGTCATGACTGGATTGGTCTCTTGGCTTCTTGGACAGGGATTGTCTGCGTTATCTTGGTTGCTGAAGGTCGAGCTAGTAACTACCTTTTTGGTGCTATTAACTCTGCAATCTATTTGGTCCTAGCTATGAATGCTACTTTCTACGGTGAAGTTTTGACAACAGTTTATTTCTTTGTCATGCAGCCTATTGGTCTCTATACTTGGTTGTCTAATCGGATCAATGAGCAAGGAAAACCAGAGGAGTCTCACTTTGAAGCTAAGAAACTCGGTCTGATTGATTGGCTCAAGTACTTGGCCTTGACTGCGATCATCTGGATTGGCATGGGATTAGCCTACCAAAGTATCAGCAGTGCTCGTCCTTTCCGTGACAGTGTTACCGATGCGACCAATGGTGTTGGTCAGCTCTTGATGACACGTCTTTACCGTGAGCAATGGATTTTCTGGATTGCAACCAATCTCTTTAGTATCTACCTCTGGTGGGGTGAAAACATCCATATCCAAGGGATGTACTGGGTCTACACCATCAATAGTCTAGTCGGTTGGTACCAATGGACTAAGTCTGTCAAGGAGGGATAA
- the dltC gene encoding D-alanine--poly(phosphoribitol) ligase subunit DltC, translating into MDIKSEVIEIIDELFMEDVSDMMDEDLFDSGVLDSMGTVELIVEIENRFDIRVPVTEFGRDDWNTANKIVAGITELKNA; encoded by the coding sequence ATGGATATCAAATCAGAAGTTATTGAAATTATTGATGAATTGTTTATGGAAGATGTTTCTGACATGATGGATGAGGATCTTTTTGATTCAGGTGTCTTGGATAGTATGGGAACAGTTGAATTAATCGTGGAAATCGAAAATCGCTTTGACATTCGTGTCCCAGTTACAGAATTTGGTCGTGATGACTGGAATACAGCTAATAAAATCGTAGCAGGGATCACGGAGTTAAAGAATGCTTAA
- the dusB gene encoding tRNA dihydrouridine synthase DusB, with protein sequence MTNLNTPFMIGNVEIPNRTVLAPMAGVTNSAFRTIAKELGAGLVVMEMVSDKGIQYNNEKTLHMLHIDEGENPVSIQLFGSDEDSLARAAEFIQENTKTDIVDINMGCPVNKIVKNEAGAMWLKDPDKIYSIINKVQSVLDIPLTVKMRTGWSDPSLAVENALAAEAAGVSALAMHGRTREQMYTGHADLETLHKVAQALTKIPFIANGDIRTVQEAKQRIEEVGADAVMIGRAAMGNPYLFNQINHYFETGEILPDLTFEDKMKIAYEHLKRLIDLKGEKVAVREFRGLAPHYLRGTSGAAKLRGAISQASTLAEIEALLQLEKA encoded by the coding sequence GTGACAAATCTTAATACACCTTTTATGATTGGCAATGTTGAGATTCCCAATCGTACCGTTTTAGCACCCATGGCGGGAGTAACCAACTCTGCCTTCCGTACCATTGCAAAAGAGCTTGGAGCTGGACTCGTTGTCATGGAAATGGTCTCTGACAAGGGAATCCAATACAACAACGAAAAAACCCTTCACATGCTTCATATCGATGAAGGCGAAAACCCAGTCTCTATCCAACTTTTTGGTAGCGATGAAGACAGCCTAGCACGCGCAGCAGAATTCATCCAAGAAAACACCAAGACCGATATCGTTGATATCAACATGGGTTGCCCAGTTAATAAAATCGTAAAAAACGAAGCTGGGGCTATGTGGCTCAAGGACCCAGATAAGATTTACTCTATCATCAACAAGGTCCAATCTGTCCTTGATATCCCCCTTACTGTCAAAATGCGTACAGGCTGGTCTGACCCATCCCTGGCAGTTGAGAATGCTCTAGCTGCTGAGGCTGCTGGTGTTTCTGCCCTTGCCATGCACGGCCGTACACGTGAGCAAATGTACACAGGTCACGCTGACCTTGAGACTCTTCATAAGGTTGCACAAGCTCTGACAAAGATTCCATTCATCGCTAACGGTGACATCCGCACTGTCCAAGAAGCTAAACAGCGTATCGAAGAAGTCGGTGCTGACGCCGTTATGATTGGACGCGCAGCTATGGGAAATCCCTACCTCTTTAATCAAATCAATCACTACTTTGAAACAGGAGAAATCCTACCTGATTTAACCTTTGAAGACAAGATGAAAATTGCCTATGAACACTTAAAACGCTTGATTGATCTCAAGGGAGAAAAGGTTGCGGTCCGTGAATTCCGTGGCCTCGCCCCTCACTACCTCCGTGGAACATCAGGTGCAGCCAAACTCCGTGGAGCTATCTCACAAGCAAGCACACTTGCAGAAATTGAAGCTCTCTTACAGTTAGAAAAAGCATAA
- the dltA gene encoding D-alanine--poly(phosphoribitol) ligase subunit DltA, which produces MSNKPIKDMIEAIEYFAQTQPTFPVYNVLGQEYTYGDLKADSDSLAATIDLLGLPEKSPVVVFGGQEYEMLATFVALTKSGHAYIPIDSHSALERVSAIVEVAEPSLIIAISEFPIETPAVPTMSLEQVHEAYAAQKAYDLQHPVKGDDNYYIIFTSGTTGKPKGVQISHANLLSFTNWMITDKEFATPERPQMLAQPPYSFDLSVMYWAPTLALGGTLFALPSVLTQDFKQLFATIFSLPIAIWTSTPSFADMAMLSEDFNAEKMPGITHFYFDGEELTVKTAQKLRERFPNARIINAYGPTEATVALSAVAVTDEMLATLKRLPIGYTKPDSPTFIVDEEGNKLPNGEQGEIIVSGPAVSKGYMNNPEKTAEAFFEFEGLPAYHTGDVGTMTDEGLLLYGGRMDFQIKFNGYRIELEDVSQNLNKSKYVESAVAVPRYNKDHKVQNLLAYVILKDGIKEQFEREIDITKAIKEDLEDIMMSYMMPSKFLYREELPLTPNGKIDIKGLINEVNNR; this is translated from the coding sequence GTGTCTAATAAGCCGATAAAAGATATGATTGAAGCGATTGAATATTTCGCCCAAACTCAACCTACCTTTCCGGTATACAATGTCTTAGGGCAAGAGTACACTTATGGTGATTTGAAGGCTGATTCGGATAGTTTGGCTGCAACCATTGATCTGCTAGGCTTACCTGAAAAATCTCCTGTGGTGGTTTTTGGTGGTCAGGAGTATGAAATGTTGGCTACCTTTGTAGCTCTGACTAAGTCAGGTCATGCCTATATTCCAATTGACAGTCATTCTGCCTTGGAGCGCGTGTCTGCGATTGTTGAAGTAGCAGAGCCAAGCTTGATCATTGCTATTTCAGAGTTTCCAATCGAAACCCCAGCTGTTCCAACCATGTCCTTGGAGCAGGTGCATGAAGCCTATGCAGCTCAAAAAGCTTATGATTTGCAGCATCCGGTCAAGGGGGATGATAACTACTACATCATCTTTACATCAGGGACAACTGGAAAACCAAAAGGGGTGCAAATTTCGCATGCTAATTTGCTCAGCTTTACCAACTGGATGATTACGGACAAGGAATTTGCGACGCCAGAGCGTCCACAAATGTTGGCGCAACCACCGTATTCCTTTGACTTGTCTGTCATGTATTGGGCACCGACCTTGGCTCTTGGAGGAACGCTTTTTGCCCTCCCATCAGTCCTTACTCAAGACTTTAAGCAACTCTTTGCGACCATCTTTTCACTTCCGATTGCTATCTGGACTTCAACGCCATCTTTTGCAGATATGGCCATGCTTTCTGAAGATTTCAATGCTGAAAAGATGCCAGGGATTACCCATTTCTACTTTGATGGAGAAGAGTTGACAGTTAAAACTGCTCAAAAATTGCGCGAGCGTTTTCCAAATGCGCGTATCATCAATGCTTACGGTCCAACGGAAGCGACGGTGGCTTTGTCAGCAGTTGCTGTTACAGATGAGATGTTGGCAACCTTGAAACGTTTGCCGATTGGTTACACCAAACCTGATTCACCAACCTTTATCGTTGATGAAGAAGGCAATAAATTACCAAATGGGGAACAAGGGGAAATCATCGTATCTGGACCTGCTGTTTCAAAAGGCTATATGAATAATCCTGAAAAAACAGCTGAAGCTTTCTTCGAATTTGAAGGTTTGCCAGCCTACCACACTGGAGATGTTGGAACTATGACAGATGAAGGTCTTCTTCTTTACGGTGGACGGATGGACTTCCAAATCAAGTTTAATGGCTATCGTATTGAACTAGAGGATGTCTCTCAAAACTTGAACAAATCCAAGTACGTTGAATCTGCTGTTGCAGTTCCACGTTACAACAAGGATCACAAGGTCCAAAATCTCTTAGCCTATGTTATCTTAAAAGATGGCATCAAAGAACAATTTGAGCGCGAAATTGATATCACGAAGGCTATCAAGGAAGACTTGGAAGATATTATGATGTCTTACATGATGCCATCTAAGTTTCTTTACAGAGAGGAATTGCCACTGACTCCAAATGGCAAGATTGACATCAAAGGATTGATTAACGAGGTGAATAATAGATGA
- a CDS encoding NUDIX domain-containing protein: MTETIIPAGMTEREYFEIHATEKEFLDWYCKQDLPQYEKPSVTVDMVAYCFVEGKIKLLLIRRKAHPYQNCLALVGGFMDKSEDARHACQREVREEVNLDLPLEKIEQLMTVSTPGRDPRGWTVTIAHLVYLPSRALDLVQAGDDAKDVVFVDVDFQTGKCFLEGLELGEQAFAFDHYAIIQESIKRIQGRLDWNPTFLYLLEEEFTVYEGTELVNLINPGRPIVSNNFLVKYGEYVEEVGLKRVPKKKPRKTYRLK; encoded by the coding sequence ATGACTGAAACGATAATCCCGGCTGGAATGACAGAGAGAGAATATTTTGAGATTCATGCGACTGAGAAGGAATTTTTAGACTGGTACTGCAAACAGGATCTTCCTCAGTATGAAAAACCGAGCGTGACGGTGGATATGGTAGCTTATTGCTTTGTGGAAGGAAAAATCAAACTCTTGCTAATTCGTCGCAAGGCCCATCCTTATCAAAACTGTTTGGCTTTGGTCGGTGGTTTTATGGATAAGAGCGAAGATGCAAGGCATGCTTGTCAGCGTGAAGTGAGAGAGGAGGTCAATCTTGACCTTCCTTTGGAAAAAATCGAACAGTTGATGACAGTGTCTACCCCAGGTCGTGATCCGCGGGGCTGGACGGTTACTATCGCCCACTTGGTGTATCTACCTAGCCGTGCACTTGATCTCGTTCAAGCAGGAGACGATGCCAAGGATGTGGTTTTTGTTGATGTTGATTTTCAGACGGGCAAGTGCTTCTTAGAGGGGCTAGAGCTGGGGGAGCAAGCCTTCGCCTTTGACCATTATGCCATTATCCAAGAGTCTATTAAACGAATCCAAGGGCGTCTTGACTGGAATCCGACCTTTCTCTATCTGCTAGAGGAGGAATTCACTGTCTATGAAGGAACCGAATTGGTCAATCTTATCAACCCCGGTCGTCCAATCGTCAGCAATAACTTTCTTGTAAAATACGGTGAGTATGTAGAAGAAGTTGGACTCAAACGAGTTCCTAAAAAGAAACCCAGAAAAACCTATCGATTGAAATAA
- a CDS encoding YoaK family protein, producing MTDKLILPQNTRLMGVFLGFIGGSLDVFCHIQYHSLVATQTGNILLLVSDWHDSHVVNTMLRFCSIIFFSLGFLFALHMKEYRKTAYWRVKMLFPLFIGTLVLPFFSRFPLLEVPFIAFGTGMMLLTFTGSLIEDHPYVIFMTSGNYRKMLTALYHIVRGEGDIQEYRRQALNYGIVVGSFVVGAISLAVSMHFFHEWSIWIVSFNLLLIMAYYIARVKQLDLQDENI from the coding sequence ATGACGGATAAATTAATTTTACCTCAAAACACACGGCTCATGGGAGTGTTTCTTGGCTTTATCGGTGGTTCTTTGGATGTATTCTGTCACATCCAGTACCATAGTTTGGTGGCGACACAGACAGGAAACATTCTCCTACTGGTATCAGATTGGCACGATTCACATGTCGTCAATACCATGTTGCGATTCTGCTCGATTATATTCTTTTCCCTAGGATTTCTTTTTGCCTTACACATGAAAGAATATCGCAAAACAGCCTATTGGCGGGTTAAGATGCTGTTTCCCTTATTTATCGGGACCCTTGTTCTGCCCTTCTTTTCCCGCTTTCCACTATTAGAAGTTCCTTTTATTGCTTTTGGAACTGGAATGATGCTGCTAACATTTACGGGTAGTTTGATTGAAGATCATCCCTATGTCATTTTTATGACGTCTGGAAATTACCGAAAAATGTTGACTGCTTTGTATCACATCGTTAGAGGAGAAGGAGATATTCAAGAATATCGTCGTCAAGCCTTGAACTATGGTATTGTTGTAGGTAGTTTCGTAGTGGGGGCCATTAGCTTGGCTGTATCTATGCATTTTTTCCATGAATGGTCTATTTGGATTGTCAGCTTTAATTTGTTGTTGATTATGGCATACTATATTGCTAGAGTGAAGCAGCTAGATTTGCAAGATGAAAATATATAA